Proteins encoded in a region of the Sebastes fasciatus isolate fSebFas1 chromosome 9, fSebFas1.pri, whole genome shotgun sequence genome:
- the LOC141773806 gene encoding uncharacterized protein LOC141773806, translated as MAESETECDTPGLDTLGSECVIAHSHVDLHYGAETEIMTEEKRGLELEIHGSDLKIQELGTELEAVACVDAIVAETDHDYIKVEGGEMHCFTGAEIKTTGTETLLGEVLLKGDGEHVVKVESDHGGELTVESENGVIIHEAHGLQCNECGEIFGSIADLHQHFEIHKDLNPYICVHCGESFAVEASLKQHMKIHMKEKPYVPPGVEIMGKDVIDAFSLKSHQMIHLPDKPHRCSECGKSFAAAITLREHMKMHSEDKPYKCTQCRKSFVRRRHLKKHQEVHAREKPHTCGQCGKGFATTSNLKQHQKTHAAVVVGDKPHRCAQCGKCFAAAATLREHQRIHSGEKPYKCNMCRKSFVRKRHLKKHQQVHAGGKPYTCRHCNKGFNHSSSLSRHHKTHLQNPVFSPPQPGKTLSYGTPPKQRVSQEGDKPYMCHHCDKGFNHSSSLSRHQRVHSEGKSYTCAHCGKRFNHSSSLARHQRVHLENKQQQQQQPEPPETPPEEYTTTPSPKGFPNNAFAKQRILSVEKPYRCSQCGKGFNHSSSLSRHHRIHVDQ; from the coding sequence ATGGCCGAGTCAGAGACTGAATGTGACACACCCGGCCTTGACACGCTTGGGTCGGAGTGTGTCATAGCCCACAGCCATGTCGACCTTCACTATGGAGCAGAAACTGAGATCATGACAGAAGAAAAGCGTGGATTAGAGCTGGAGATCCATGGCTCAGACTTAAAGATCCAGGAACTGGGGACAGAGCTCGAAGCCGTAGCCTGTGTGGATGCAATTGTAGCCGAGACAGACCATGATTACATTAAGGTGGAAGGTGGTGAGATGCACTGTTTCACAGGTGCAGAAATCAAGACGACGGGAACCGAGACTCTGCTGGGAGAGGTGCTGCTTAAGGGGGACGGCGAGCATGTGGTGAAAGTGGAGTCTGACCATGGTGGGGAGTTGACAGTGGAGTCTGAGAATGGTGTAATCATACATGAAGCCCACGGCCTGCAGTGCAACGAGTGCGGGGAGATTTTTGGCAGCATAGCTGATCTTCACCAACACTTTGAGATCCATAAGGACCTCAACCCTTATATCTGTGTCCACTGTGGAGAGAGCTTTGCTGTGGAGGCCAGCCTCAAACAGCACATGAAGATTCACATGAAAGAAAAGCCCTACGTTCCCCCTGGAGTTGAGATTATGGGCAAAGATGTTATTGATGCCTTCAGCCTCAAGTCGCATCAGATGATTCATTTGCCAGACAAGCCCCACAGATGCTCAGAGTGCGGTAAGAGCTTTGCAGCTGCGATCACCCTGAGAGAACACATGAAGATGCATTCCGAGGACAAGCCCTACAAGTGCACCCAGTGTAGGAAGAGCTTTGTCCGCAGAAGGCATCTGAAAAAGCATCAGGAGGTCCATGCACGTGAGAAGCCACATACCTGTGGCCAGTGTGGCAAAGGCTTCGCCACAACTTCCAACCTGAAGCAGCACCAGAAGACTCATGCTGCAGTCGTGGTCGGCGACAAACCCCACCGATGCGCACAATGTGGAAAGTGCTTTGCGGCCGCTGCCACACTCAGAGAGCACCAGAGGATCCACTCGGGCGAGAAGCCGTACAAATGCAACATGTGCCGGAAGAGTTTTGTCCGCAAACGCCATCTGAAGAAGCACCAGCAAGTCCATGCCGGAGGGAAGCCCTACACCTGCAGACATTGCAACAAAGGCTTCAAtcactcctcttctctctcgCGCCACCACAAGACCCATCTGCAGAATCCAGTGTTTTCTCCACCTCAGCCTGGGAAAACCTTGTCCTACGGGACTCCCCCGAAGCAGAGGGTGAGCCAGGAGGGAGACAAGCCCTACATGTGCCACCACTGTGATAAGGGCTTCAATCATTCCTCTTCCCTGTCCCGGCACCAAAGAGTCCACTCAGAGGGAAAGAGTTACACCTGCGCTCACTGTGGCAAAAGATTCAATCACTCCTCCTCCCTTGCCAGGCATCAGAGAGTTCACTTGGAgaataaacaacaacagcagcagcagccagagccCCCGGAGACGCCACCGGAGGAGTACACCACCACCCCCTCACCGAAGGGATTCCCTAACAACGCCTTCGCAAAACAGCGCATCCTGTCCGTTGAAAAACCATACAGGTGCTCCCAGTGTGGAAAAGGCTTTAACCATTCATCTTCCCTCTCCAGACATCATAGGATCCATGTAGACCAGTGA